Proteins from a genomic interval of Nostoc sp. TCL240-02:
- the rplC gene encoding 50S ribosomal protein L3, translated as MSVGILGTKLGMTQIFDEAGVAIPVTVIQAGPCTVTQVKTKQTDGYFAIQVGFGEVKPKALNRPLLGHLAKSSAPALRHLNEYHTDSSSDYALGQQIKADIFSAGQIVDVVGTSIGRGFAGNQKRNNFGRGPMSHGSKNHRAPGSIGAGTTPGRVYPGKRMAGRLGGKRITIRKLTIVRVDAERNLLLIKGAIPGKPGALVSVVPAKVVG; from the coding sequence GTGTCTGTAGGTATTCTCGGCACCAAGCTGGGCATGACCCAAATATTTGACGAAGCAGGAGTAGCTATTCCTGTGACTGTCATTCAAGCAGGTCCATGCACTGTTACACAAGTTAAAACGAAACAAACCGACGGTTACTTTGCCATCCAAGTTGGTTTTGGCGAAGTTAAACCAAAAGCACTGAACAGACCACTACTGGGTCATTTGGCTAAATCATCTGCCCCAGCATTGCGTCACCTAAATGAATATCACACTGATAGTTCTAGTGATTATGCTTTAGGTCAACAGATTAAAGCAGATATTTTTAGTGCGGGTCAAATTGTCGATGTAGTCGGCACAAGCATCGGTCGCGGTTTTGCGGGAAACCAGAAGCGCAACAACTTTGGTCGTGGGCCCATGTCACACGGTTCCAAAAACCACAGAGCGCCAGGTTCTATTGGTGCTGGTACAACACCAGGTCGTGTCTATCCAGGTAAGCGGATGGCAGGGCGTTTAGGTGGAAAACGCATTACAATCCGTAAGCTGACCATAGTGCGAGTTGATGCAGAACGCAATTTATTGCTAATTAAAGGAGCCATTCCTGGTAAACCAGGCGCTCTGGTAAGTGTTGTACCCGCGAAAGTAGTGGGATAG